From Hymenobacter sedentarius, a single genomic window includes:
- a CDS encoding PAS domain-containing protein, whose protein sequence is MSPAPLDLLPVFNAQPGATLLLSPQWIIVGASDDYLVATLTERATLVGQYLFDAFPDNPNTPEANGVANVRASLLQVLATCQPHEMAPQHYDVPDPARPGRFVERHWLPRHTPVLDAAGQVQFILQSVQDVTASRRAEQQLHESQAAEQAARAEAEAQRQRFHEVLMQLPAYVAVYHGPDHHYQFVNPPYQGLFPGRSFAGRPFREGMPEAIGLGVVALFDRVYQTGEPYFAREMEGWFDFQGNGQPEQVFLNLYLHPLRNPQGAIDGVLDFSYGVTEQVRARQQLELLNQELETRVAARTQEAEAARAEAEEQRNRLLRLFNQAPAFINIFTGPEHVLTLVHPSTYELLQNRPLLGLPRRQALPELPEEQHAPFDEVYRTGQPRYVHERLSRLDLRNDGVLHDVYFDLTFQPLFDAAGHIEGVMSFAVNVTERVRIRQQAEALQEQVLAAAEAQARQRETFYQILADTPAAVGILRGPEHRYEYVNTALQQLFPDRQLTGRPVAEAQPETVATGFLTLLDGVYRTGDTYHGQEMLLPVEQPDGQPARDVYFTFTYQAYREDGRIAGVSIFANDVTAQVRARREREAQRQRLHDLFMQAPAAISILAGPELVFELVNPGFHAMFGGRDLLGKPLLAALPELAPHQAYRTIRRVLDTGETNEELGILVPVARPEDGVLEDRYFNYIQQARRDEHGRVDGVLVFAFEVTEQVQARQASEASARQLQLLTDALPVLISYIDRHQTYRFANQAYHGWFGLTPAEVVGRHPREVAGAAAYEQVRPNIERALAGERVEYEARMAYRPDFIRHVHAIFIPDGPAGAVAGFYTLVSDITEQVEARQAVERSARQAQAAAQELAAANQQLTRTNVDLDNFIYTASHDLKAPITNIEGLLDTLRHELPEPAPTGEVAHILNLMQGAVDRFKRTIDHLTEVSKLQKEHDPPTAQVALAPVLDDVRLDLAPLLRQTGGQLQVDVQHCPPLRFSEKNLRSVVFNLLSNALKYRHPERAPLVQVRTRLEEAFVVLEVEDNGLGLDLAREEQVFAMFQRLHTHVEGSGLGLYMVKRMVENAGGQITVHSRVGEGTAFAVWFPR, encoded by the coding sequence ATGTCCCCGGCCCCGCTCGACCTGCTGCCCGTCTTCAACGCCCAGCCCGGCGCCACCCTGCTGCTGTCCCCGCAATGGATAATTGTAGGCGCCAGCGACGACTACCTGGTCGCCACCCTCACCGAGCGGGCCACCCTCGTCGGGCAGTACCTCTTCGACGCCTTTCCCGACAACCCCAACACGCCCGAGGCCAACGGCGTGGCCAACGTGCGCGCCTCACTGCTGCAGGTGCTGGCCACCTGCCAGCCGCACGAGATGGCCCCGCAGCACTACGACGTGCCCGACCCCGCGCGGCCCGGCCGGTTCGTGGAGCGCCACTGGCTGCCGCGCCACACGCCCGTGCTCGATGCCGCCGGGCAGGTGCAATTCATCCTTCAGTCCGTCCAGGACGTCACCGCCAGCCGCCGCGCCGAGCAGCAGCTGCACGAGAGCCAGGCCGCCGAACAGGCGGCCCGCGCCGAGGCCGAGGCCCAGCGCCAGCGCTTCCACGAGGTGCTCATGCAGCTGCCGGCTTACGTAGCCGTCTACCACGGCCCCGACCACCATTACCAGTTCGTCAACCCGCCCTACCAGGGCCTGTTCCCGGGCCGCTCCTTCGCCGGCCGGCCGTTTCGCGAAGGCATGCCGGAGGCCATCGGGCTCGGGGTGGTGGCCCTCTTCGACCGGGTGTACCAGACCGGTGAGCCCTACTTCGCCCGCGAGATGGAAGGCTGGTTCGACTTCCAGGGCAACGGCCAGCCCGAGCAGGTGTTCCTCAACCTCTACCTGCACCCCCTGCGCAACCCGCAGGGCGCCATCGACGGCGTGCTCGACTTCTCCTACGGCGTGACCGAGCAGGTGCGGGCCCGCCAGCAGCTCGAGCTGCTCAACCAGGAGCTGGAAACCCGGGTTGCCGCGCGCACCCAGGAAGCCGAGGCCGCCCGCGCCGAAGCCGAGGAGCAGCGCAACCGCCTGCTGCGCCTGTTCAACCAGGCCCCGGCCTTTATCAACATCTTCACCGGCCCCGAGCACGTGCTCACGCTCGTGCACCCCAGCACCTACGAGCTGCTGCAGAACCGCCCCCTGCTCGGCCTGCCCCGCCGCCAGGCCCTCCCCGAGCTGCCCGAGGAACAGCACGCGCCCTTCGACGAGGTGTACCGCACCGGCCAGCCGCGCTACGTACACGAGCGCCTCAGCCGCCTCGACCTGCGCAACGACGGCGTGCTCCACGATGTGTACTTTGACCTCACCTTTCAACCCCTGTTCGACGCCGCCGGGCACATCGAAGGTGTGATGAGCTTTGCCGTCAACGTCACCGAGCGGGTGCGCATCCGCCAGCAGGCCGAAGCCCTGCAGGAACAAGTGCTGGCCGCCGCCGAGGCCCAGGCCCGGCAGCGCGAAACCTTTTACCAGATTCTGGCCGACACCCCCGCCGCCGTGGGCATCCTGCGCGGGCCCGAGCACCGCTACGAGTACGTGAACACGGCCCTCCAGCAGCTCTTCCCCGACCGCCAGCTCACCGGCCGGCCCGTGGCCGAGGCCCAGCCCGAAACCGTGGCCACGGGCTTCCTGACCTTGCTCGACGGGGTGTACCGCACCGGCGACACCTACCACGGCCAGGAAATGCTGCTGCCCGTCGAGCAGCCCGACGGCCAGCCCGCCCGCGACGTGTACTTCACCTTCACCTACCAGGCCTACCGCGAAGACGGCCGCATTGCCGGCGTTTCCATCTTCGCCAACGACGTGACTGCGCAGGTGCGCGCCCGCCGCGAACGCGAAGCCCAGCGCCAGCGGCTTCACGACCTGTTCATGCAGGCCCCGGCCGCCATCAGCATCCTGGCCGGGCCCGAGCTGGTGTTCGAGCTGGTCAACCCCGGGTTTCACGCCATGTTCGGCGGCCGCGACCTGCTCGGCAAACCCCTGCTGGCGGCCCTGCCCGAGCTGGCCCCGCACCAGGCCTACCGCACCATCCGCCGCGTGCTCGACACGGGCGAAACCAACGAAGAGCTGGGCATCCTCGTGCCCGTGGCCCGGCCCGAGGATGGGGTGCTCGAAGACCGGTACTTCAACTACATCCAGCAGGCCCGGCGCGACGAGCACGGCCGCGTCGACGGCGTGCTGGTGTTCGCCTTCGAAGTGACCGAGCAGGTGCAGGCCCGCCAGGCCAGCGAGGCCAGCGCCCGCCAGCTGCAGCTGCTCACCGACGCGCTGCCCGTGCTCATCAGCTACATCGACCGCCACCAGACCTACCGCTTCGCCAACCAGGCCTACCACGGCTGGTTTGGCCTCACCCCGGCCGAGGTGGTGGGCCGGCACCCGCGCGAGGTGGCGGGCGCGGCGGCCTACGAGCAGGTACGACCCAACATCGAGCGGGCGCTGGCCGGCGAGCGGGTCGAGTACGAAGCCCGCATGGCCTACCGCCCCGATTTCATCCGGCACGTGCACGCCATCTTCATCCCCGACGGGCCGGCCGGCGCAGTGGCGGGCTTCTACACCCTCGTGTCCGACATCACCGAGCAGGTGGAGGCCCGCCAGGCCGTGGAGCGCAGCGCCCGCCAGGCCCAGGCCGCGGCCCAGGAGCTGGCCGCCGCCAACCAGCAGCTCACCCGCACCAACGTCGACCTCGACAACTTTATTTACACGGCCTCGCACGACCTCAAGGCCCCCATCACCAACATCGAGGGCCTGCTCGACACCCTCCGCCACGAGCTGCCCGAACCCGCGCCCACCGGCGAAGTGGCCCACATCCTGAACCTGATGCAAGGGGCCGTCGACCGTTTCAAGCGCACCATCGACCACCTCACCGAGGTGTCCAAGCTGCAAAAGGAGCACGACCCCCCCACCGCGCAGGTGGCCCTGGCCCCGGTTCTCGACGACGTGCGCCTCGACCTGGCCCCGCTGCTGCGTCAAACCGGCGGCCAACTCCAAGTCGACGTGCAGCACTGCCCCCCGCTGCGGTTCTCGGAAAAAAACCTGCGCTCGGTGGTGTTCAACCTGCTCAGCAACGCCCTCAAGTACCGCCACCCCGAGCGTGCGCCCCTGGTGCAGGTCCGCACCCGCCTGGAAGAGGCGTTCGTGGTGCTCGAAGTCGAAGACAATGGCTTGGGCCTCGACCTGGCCCGCGAGGAGCAGGTCTTCGCCATGTTTCAGCGCCTGCACACCCACGTCGAGGGCTCCGGCCTCGGGCTGTACATGGTCAAGCGCATGGTGGAAAACGCGGGCGGCCAAATCACAGTACACAGCCGGGTCGGGGAGGGCACCGCCTTCGCTGTCTGGTTTCCCCGCTAA
- a CDS encoding BLUF domain-containing protein gives MIHLVYLSRAVHPLSDADLQHLLDQCHRNNARLGITGILFYSHGHIAQLIEGEAEVVEALYARIAQDGRHSDVHKLVHKPIAARSFPAWSMAFHPLQPASFDQLAGFLEPTRVPALPPTLAIADALLLDLVRVAVFGPDALPAEVETLHA, from the coding sequence ATGATTCACCTTGTTTACCTGAGCCGGGCCGTACACCCGCTCTCCGACGCCGACCTGCAGCACCTGCTCGACCAGTGCCACCGCAACAACGCCCGCCTCGGCATCACCGGCATCCTCTTCTACAGCCACGGCCACATCGCCCAGCTCATCGAAGGCGAAGCCGAGGTGGTGGAGGCCCTCTACGCTCGCATTGCCCAGGACGGCCGCCACTCCGACGTGCACAAGCTCGTGCACAAGCCCATTGCGGCCCGCAGCTTCCCGGCGTGGTCCATGGCTTTCCACCCGCTCCAGCCCGCCAGCTTCGACCAGCTGGCCGGGTTCCTGGAGCCCACCCGCGTGCCCGCCCTGCCGCCCACGCTGGCCATCGCCGACGCGCTGCTCCTCGACCTGGTGCGCGTGGCCGTGTTCGGCCCCGACGCCCTCCCCGCCGAAGTGGAAACGCTGCATGCTTGA
- a CDS encoding RNA polymerase sigma factor, translating to MNATPVLPTAADEAALVQRLLARDEQALRLVQERYARSLQLAIQRLVRDEVLAQDVLQEGLLKIWLSIASYDPERGRFFTWMVRVCCNHAIDVLRSPRQRFHQGNKSLEVSAAQQASSPASFNPEHIGVRELTLELKPKQREVVELLCFGGCTQVEAAEQLGVPLATVKTRARAALVALARVARVI from the coding sequence ATGAATGCTACTCCGGTACTGCCCACGGCAGCCGACGAAGCGGCGCTGGTGCAGCGCCTGCTGGCCCGCGACGAGCAGGCCCTGCGGCTGGTGCAGGAACGGTACGCGCGTAGCTTGCAGCTGGCGATTCAGCGACTGGTGCGCGATGAGGTGCTGGCGCAGGACGTGCTGCAGGAGGGGCTGCTGAAAATCTGGCTGAGCATTGCCAGCTACGACCCCGAGCGCGGACGTTTCTTTACCTGGATGGTGCGGGTGTGCTGCAACCACGCCATTGACGTGCTGCGGAGTCCGCGGCAGCGGTTCCATCAGGGCAATAAGTCGCTGGAGGTGAGTGCCGCGCAACAGGCCAGCTCCCCGGCCAGCTTCAACCCGGAACACATTGGGGTGCGGGAATTGACGCTGGAGCTGAAGCCCAAGCAGCGCGAGGTGGTGGAACTGCTTTGCTTCGGGGGGTGCACGCAGGTGGAAGCGGCCGAGCAGCTGGGCGTTCCGCTGGCCACGGTGAAAACGCGGGCCCGGGCGGCGCTGGTTGCACTGGCGCGGGTGGCGCGGGTGATATGA
- a CDS encoding response regulator, with protein sequence MSPTPIRCTLLVDDDPATNYLNRKLLQRLAVTGQVREALNGQEALHVLATSCTDPVAPACPDLIFLDVNMPVLNGFDFLAAYQQLPLARQQAIVIIMLTTSLHPADVARADALPVAGFLTKPLTAEKIAQVVQEHFGRANQER encoded by the coding sequence ATGTCCCCAACGCCCATCCGCTGCACCCTGCTCGTCGACGACGACCCCGCCACCAACTACCTCAACCGCAAGCTGCTCCAGCGCCTGGCCGTCACCGGCCAGGTGCGCGAGGCCCTCAACGGCCAGGAAGCCTTGCACGTGCTGGCCACTTCCTGCACCGACCCCGTGGCGCCCGCCTGCCCGGACCTGATTTTCCTCGACGTCAACATGCCCGTCCTCAACGGCTTCGACTTTCTTGCCGCCTACCAGCAGCTGCCGCTGGCCCGGCAGCAGGCCATCGTCATCATCATGCTCACCACCTCGCTGCACCCCGCCGACGTGGCGCGCGCCGACGCGCTGCCCGTGGCCGGCTTCCTCACCAAGCCCCTCACCGCCGAGAAAATCGCCCAGGTGGTGCAGGAGCACTTCGGCCGCGCCAACCAGGAGCGCTAG
- a CDS encoding PAS domain-containing sensor histidine kinase: MLEPTHLPHVLRRLPAGVATLLGPELRVGFANGALETLLGAPVAPNQPLLAQPGPVPPDLVEVMQQVYRSGRPFVARAYGLPSSTADAGTVLRYYDLTLEPVSEDDQTASGLLLFAVDVTEQEQARQRAHELAIETRRLDTRLRVLTETVPQITFTVDAAGHFEYVSPQWYYFTGQPVTADLNAIWPLLIHPDDRLRVLYQSETARTAGTGWSYEYRLRRHDGQYRWVLSRGLPELHAPGQPVFWHGALTEIHDQRELTEALRRGEAELRFLADSIPELIWTATAQGLIDYYNQHTADYTGLSAEELGPTGWVALIHPDEQVGAARGWVHSVATGQPYEGLYRLRRHDGRYRWHLLRARQRADERGPRWFGACTDMDDQHRLRDALQTQYDELARTNRDLDTFVYTASHDLKQPLLNLRGLFDELRRTASFADPDEAPILTMVEDALGQLDDTLQELAATVQEQRGLSAPAEPLDLRTVAEEVLLGLRTQVQESGATFELDFAAAPELTYGRANLRSILHNLLSNALKFAHPDRPPHILVRSTLPAPGRPTLVVQDNGLGMVLPDRAGPLFQPFERQHPAIAGAGVGMYLVQRVVASRGGHLEVASTVGEGTTFTIHWFDT; encoded by the coding sequence ATGCTTGAGCCCACCCACCTGCCCCACGTGCTGCGGCGCCTGCCCGCCGGCGTGGCCACCCTGCTCGGCCCCGAGCTGCGCGTGGGCTTCGCCAACGGGGCCCTGGAAACCCTGCTCGGTGCCCCCGTGGCCCCCAACCAGCCCCTGCTGGCCCAGCCGGGCCCCGTGCCGCCCGACCTGGTGGAGGTGATGCAGCAGGTGTACCGCTCCGGCCGCCCCTTCGTGGCCCGGGCCTACGGCCTGCCCTCGTCCACCGCCGACGCGGGCACGGTGCTGCGCTACTACGACCTGACCCTTGAGCCCGTGAGCGAGGACGACCAGACCGCCAGCGGCCTGCTGCTCTTCGCCGTCGACGTCACCGAGCAGGAGCAGGCCCGCCAGCGGGCCCACGAGCTGGCCATCGAAACCCGCCGCCTCGACACCCGCCTGCGGGTGCTCACCGAAACCGTGCCTCAAATCACCTTCACCGTGGACGCGGCCGGCCACTTCGAATACGTGAGCCCGCAGTGGTACTACTTCACCGGCCAGCCCGTCACGGCCGACCTCAACGCCATCTGGCCCCTGCTCATTCACCCCGACGACCGCCTGCGGGTGCTCTACCAGTCCGAAACGGCCCGCACCGCCGGCACCGGCTGGAGCTACGAGTACCGCCTGCGCCGGCACGACGGGCAGTACCGCTGGGTGCTGAGCCGCGGCCTGCCCGAGCTGCACGCCCCCGGCCAGCCCGTGTTCTGGCACGGCGCCCTTACGGAAATTCACGACCAGCGCGAACTCACCGAGGCCCTGCGCCGCGGCGAGGCCGAGCTGCGCTTTCTGGCCGACAGCATCCCCGAGCTCATCTGGACGGCCACGGCCCAGGGCCTCATCGACTACTACAACCAGCACACCGCCGACTACACCGGCCTGAGCGCCGAGGAACTCGGCCCCACGGGGTGGGTGGCCCTCATCCACCCCGACGAGCAAGTGGGCGCTGCCCGGGGGTGGGTGCACAGCGTGGCCACCGGCCAGCCCTACGAAGGCCTCTACCGCCTGCGCCGCCACGACGGCCGCTACCGCTGGCACCTGCTGCGCGCCCGCCAGCGGGCCGACGAGCGCGGCCCCCGCTGGTTCGGGGCCTGCACCGACATGGACGACCAGCACCGCCTGCGCGACGCGCTGCAAACCCAGTACGACGAGCTGGCCCGCACCAACCGCGACCTCGACACCTTCGTGTACACCGCCTCGCACGACCTCAAGCAGCCCCTGCTCAACCTGCGCGGCTTGTTCGACGAGCTGCGCCGCACGGCTTCCTTCGCCGACCCCGACGAGGCCCCCATCCTGACCATGGTGGAGGATGCCCTGGGCCAGCTCGACGACACCCTGCAGGAGCTGGCCGCCACCGTGCAGGAGCAGCGCGGCCTCTCGGCCCCCGCCGAGCCGCTCGACCTGCGCACCGTAGCCGAGGAAGTGCTGCTCGGCCTGCGCACGCAGGTGCAGGAAAGCGGGGCCACCTTCGAGTTGGACTTCGCCGCTGCCCCCGAGCTCACCTACGGCCGGGCCAACCTGCGCTCCATCCTGCACAACCTGCTCAGCAACGCCCTCAAGTTCGCCCACCCCGACCGGCCGCCGCACATCCTCGTGCGCAGCACCCTGCCGGCCCCCGGCCGCCCCACGCTGGTCGTGCAGGACAACGGCCTCGGCATGGTGTTGCCCGACCGCGCCGGTCCCCTGTTCCAGCCCTTCGAGCGCCAGCACCCCGCCATTGCCGGGGCCGGCGTGGGCATGTACCTGGTGCAGCGCGTGGTGGCCAGCCGCGGCGGCCACCTGGAGGTCGCCAGCACAGTGGGCGAAGGCACCACGTTCACCATTCACTGGTTCGATACCTGA
- a CDS encoding GAF domain-containing protein encodes MSATPASLLPDDEPERLRSLRAHHVLPTLIEPVFDEFVALTAQVFSLPISLISVVEEDEVLYPVNYGMPGNARQPRVEALCATAIEKARAVVYHDLALETSASVPLEALHAAEGNELRFYAGALLRLPDQRPLGTLCIIDRRPRTFTADEQRVLDLLAALVSQAIALRLACLAQPLDGAAQWENTRAQLQEELRELTALVRYLFTRHGVQIPVPADLLTQVERRLSDLQRLLSEHQC; translated from the coding sequence ATGTCCGCGACCCCTGCTTCCCTGTTGCCCGACGACGAGCCCGAGCGCCTGCGCAGCTTGCGCGCCCACCACGTCTTGCCCACCCTCATCGAGCCCGTGTTCGACGAGTTCGTGGCCCTCACCGCCCAGGTGTTCAGCCTGCCCATCTCGCTCATTAGCGTGGTCGAGGAAGACGAGGTGCTTTACCCCGTCAACTACGGCATGCCCGGCAACGCCCGGCAGCCCCGCGTGGAAGCCCTCTGCGCCACCGCCATCGAGAAAGCCCGCGCCGTGGTCTACCACGACCTGGCCCTCGAAACCAGCGCCTCCGTGCCCCTGGAGGCCCTGCACGCCGCCGAAGGCAACGAGCTGCGCTTCTACGCCGGGGCCCTGCTGCGCCTGCCCGACCAGCGCCCCTTGGGCACGCTCTGCATCATCGACCGCCGGCCCCGCACCTTCACCGCCGACGAACAGCGGGTGCTCGACCTGCTGGCCGCCCTCGTCAGCCAGGCCATTGCCCTGCGCCTGGCCTGCCTGGCCCAGCCCCTGGACGGGGCCGCGCAATGGGAAAACACCCGCGCCCAGCTCCAGGAAGAGCTGCGCGAGCTCACCGCCCTGGTGCGCTACCTCTTCACCCGCCACGGCGTCCAAATCCCCGTGCCCGCCGACCTGCTAACCCAGGTCGAGCGCCGCCTGTCCGACCTGCAGCGCTTGCTCAGCGAGCACCAATGCTGA
- a CDS encoding alpha/beta fold hydrolase codes for MDLHFVRRGTGRPLLLVHGIGGSWRSWNTIIDALAAERDVIAVDLPGHGETPQLEGENSIATLADAVTGFLTQHDLLGIDAVGSSMGARLVLELARRGGVLGAVVSLDPGGFWQGWQIPFFYHSVDVSVKLVKALQPVMPALAGSAVGRTVLLPQFSARPWAVDAQQAIDEMYTFAHSPAFDELLDQLAHGEVQKPAPQGSIPGPLIIGWGRQDRVCLPSQSKLALEKFPDARLYWFEHCGHFPQWDQPAEATRLILAVTSRQPFTDESIALSKSEEAAPALPKAAVVGAALALLAGGIWLLSSRRKRGR; via the coding sequence ATGGATTTGCATTTTGTTCGCCGCGGCACCGGCCGCCCCCTGTTATTGGTTCACGGCATCGGCGGAAGCTGGCGGTCCTGGAATACCATCATCGACGCGCTGGCCGCTGAGCGCGACGTCATTGCCGTCGATTTGCCCGGCCACGGCGAAACCCCCCAGCTGGAAGGCGAAAACTCTATCGCCACCTTGGCCGACGCGGTGACGGGCTTTCTCACCCAACACGACCTGCTCGGCATTGATGCCGTGGGCAGCTCCATGGGCGCCCGCCTGGTACTGGAGCTGGCCCGGCGCGGCGGCGTACTCGGTGCGGTGGTGTCGCTGGACCCGGGCGGGTTCTGGCAGGGCTGGCAGATTCCGTTCTTCTACCATTCGGTGGACGTGTCGGTCAAGCTGGTGAAGGCCCTGCAGCCGGTGATGCCCGCCCTGGCCGGCTCGGCGGTGGGCCGCACGGTGCTCTTGCCCCAGTTTTCAGCCCGCCCCTGGGCCGTGGATGCGCAGCAGGCCATCGACGAGATGTACACCTTCGCCCACTCGCCCGCTTTCGACGAGTTGCTCGACCAGCTGGCGCACGGCGAAGTGCAAAAGCCCGCACCCCAGGGCAGCATTCCCGGGCCCCTGATCATTGGCTGGGGCCGGCAGGACCGGGTGTGTTTGCCGAGCCAGTCGAAACTGGCGCTGGAGAAATTCCCTGATGCGCGCCTGTATTGGTTTGAGCACTGCGGCCACTTCCCGCAGTGGGACCAGCCCGCCGAAGCCACGCGCCTGATTCTGGCCGTGACCAGCCGCCAGCCCTTCACCGACGAATCCATTGCTTTGTCAAAATCAGAAGAGGCCGCCCCGGCTTTGCCTAAGGCGGCCGTGGTAGGAGCCGCGCTGGCGCTGCTAGCCGGCGGCATCTGGCTGCTCTCGTCGCGGCGGAAACGGGGGCGGTAG